A genomic stretch from Neospora caninum Liverpool complete genome, chromosome III includes:
- a CDS encoding putative zinc finger DHHC domain-containing protein, with protein sequence MLQYHALPLLQLNVPQSMKLVSAYNRGLFELVAVGILTLLFLVSYWLAVITPPGSIPDTEEWSYAAPDVFDIEGLPSVVTQFEKMFMVLFAETLDIFLCALITGFFFFHTHLVCNGMTTIEFCEKQFMRPRMPAQESLWNKGCWRNFKDAFGSNPLMWFLPIGKYASQIPGKPIIDQEMVFILSPRTHGCFTPQFCGKFAPLSR encoded by the exons ATGCTGCAGTACCACGCTCTCCCCTTGCTGCAGTTGAACGTCCCGCAGTCGATGAAGCTTGTTTCTGCTTACAACCG AGGCCTGTTTGAGCTGGTGGCCGTCGGCATTCTtactctcctcttcctcgtctcgtATTGGCTAGCTGTCATCACCCCGCCAGGCAGCATCCCGGATACTGAAGAATGGTCCTACGCGGCGCCCGATGTTTTCGACATAGAAGGACTCCCATCTGTCGTG ACTCAATTCGAGAAAATGTTCATGGTGCTGTTCGCAGAGACGCTCGATATTTTCCTCTGCGCGCTCATCACtgggtttttctttttccacaCCCA CCTGGTTTGCAACGGCATGACAACAATTGAGTTCTGCGAGAAGCAGTTCATGCGCCCGCGCATGCCCGCTCAAGAA AGTCTGTGGAACAAAGGCTGTTGGAGAAACTTCAAGGATGCCTTCGGATCAAATCCGCTAATGTGGTTTCTGCCCATCGGTAAGTACGCGTCCCAGATACCGGGAAAGCCT ATAATCGACCAGGAGATGGTGTTCATTTTATCACCGAGGACACACGGCTGCTTCACACCCCAGTTCTGCGGCAAATTCGCTCCTTTGAGCCGATAA